From one Buchnera aphidicola (Cinara pseudotaxifoliae) genomic stretch:
- the prmC gene encoding peptide chain release factor N(5)-glutamine methyltransferase — MNIEMWLYISKKKLINSSTPQLDVETLMCYVLKYSKKTLFLNYSTVIDCDSLLKLNYLLCRRMLGEPIAYIINKKEFWSLSLFVSSAVLIPRPDTELLIELVTLHTYLKNEFILDLGTGSGSIALALAREYPSCKIMGIDNSLQALSVARYNARKLNINNVFFIYSDWFSHVPLRKFHIIVCNPPYLSKQDFYRSIKDLVFEPYNSLVSGKYGIECIQHIIVNAYRHFTSIGWLYVEHCYKQTKIVRKIFKNNFFVKISSIKDYSNRRRVTFGCLLKN; from the coding sequence ATGAACATTGAAATGTGGTTATATATTTCTAAAAAAAAATTAATTAATAGTTCAACACCTCAATTAGACGTAGAGACACTGATGTGTTACGTATTAAAATATTCAAAAAAAACACTATTCTTAAATTATAGTACAGTTATAGATTGTGATAGTTTGTTAAAACTAAACTATTTATTATGTAGAAGAATGTTAGGTGAACCTATTGCGTATATTATAAATAAAAAAGAATTTTGGTCATTGTCTTTGTTTGTTTCTTCTGCTGTATTAATTCCTAGACCTGATACAGAACTATTAATTGAATTAGTTACATTGCATACTTATTTAAAAAATGAATTTATTTTAGATTTAGGAACAGGTAGTGGTTCCATAGCCCTTGCTTTAGCTCGTGAATACCCTTCTTGTAAAATTATGGGTATTGATAATAGTTTACAAGCTTTGTCTGTAGCACGATATAATGCACGAAAGCTAAATATTAATAATGTTTTTTTTATATATAGTGATTGGTTTTCGCACGTTCCTTTAAGAAAGTTTCATATAATTGTGTGCAATCCTCCGTATTTATCTAAACAAGATTTTTATAGATCTATAAAAGATTTAGTTTTTGAACCGTATAATTCTTTAGTTTCTGGAAAGTATGGGATAGAATGTATACAGCATATTATAGTTAATGCTTATCGGCATTTTACTTCTATAGGCTGGTTATATGTTGAACATTGTTATAAACAAACTAAAATAGTAAGAAAAATTTTCAAAAATAATTTTTTTGTAAAAATATCTTCTATAAAGGATTACTCGAATCGTAGAAGAGTTACTTTTGGTTGTTTGTTAAAAAATTAG
- the nuoK gene encoding NADH-quinone oxidoreductase subunit NuoK, protein MFLLHHGIILSVSIFMLGIISLLKHKNLIFMLIGLELLTNSTSLAIILVGHYWNQIDGQIMYIFIITAAAAEVSIILAFFLKIYKKYNTLDIFKLSEMNK, encoded by the coding sequence ATGTTTTTATTACATCATGGAATAATTTTATCTGTGTCAATTTTTATGCTAGGAATTATATCTTTATTAAAACATAAGAATTTAATATTTATGTTAATTGGTTTGGAATTGCTTACTAATTCTACGTCTTTAGCAATAATATTAGTAGGACATTACTGGAATCAAATAGACGGTCAAATTATGTATATATTTATTATTACTGCTGCAGCTGCTGAAGTAAGTATCATATTAGCGTTTTTTTTAAAAATATATAAAAAATACAATACATTAGATATATTTAAGTTAAGTGAGATGAATAAATGA
- a CDS encoding NADH-quinone oxidoreductase subunit J produces the protein MSVVFYFLSFLSFFFAFLTMISIHPVYSLLYLILLICSISSIFFALGAIFVGALSVIIYAGAIMVLFIFVIMMINNNIQKMYIKLNQSMHFYEILVFLCTVIIFFILWIQIINEKNKILFFNIVCMKNIGICLFNKYFCLVEFVSLFLLASLLIVCFFFKKMRF, from the coding sequence ATGTCTGTAGTATTTTATTTTCTAAGTTTTTTATCTTTTTTTTTTGCTTTCTTAACAATGATTAGTATTCATCCAGTGTATTCTTTATTATATTTAATTCTTTTAATATGCTCTATTTCAAGTATTTTTTTTGCTCTAGGGGCTATTTTTGTAGGAGCGTTATCAGTAATAATATATGCTGGAGCTATAATGGTTCTATTTATTTTTGTAATCATGATGATTAACAATAATATACAAAAAATGTATATAAAATTAAATCAATCAATGCATTTTTATGAAATTTTAGTTTTTTTATGTACTGTAATAATCTTTTTTATTTTATGGATTCAAATTATTAATGAAAAAAATAAAATTTTATTTTTTAATATAGTGTGTATGAAAAATATTGGTATTTGTTTGTTTAATAAATATTTTTGTTTAGTAGAATTTGTATCTTTGTTTTTATTAGCATCGCTACTTATAGTTTGTTTTTTTTTTAAAAAAATGAGATTTTAA
- the prfA gene encoding peptide chain release factor 1 has product MKKSIILKLQHVIKRYSELESLLSSHYSVFDKKKFSILSRERAELFELRESFLLWLKIKSEIKINKELLQDSVIGKLAEEELYVLLKKKKDIEKKIKQLLIPADPYDQNSCFIEIRAATGGSEAAIFSGELCRMYMKYADLKSWSVSIINMHEGEQGGYKVIILKVTGTGVCKCLKFESGGHRVQRVPQTESQGRVHTSTCTVAIMPEAPKSKKIVLNITDLKIDTFRSSGAGGQHVNTTDSAVRITHIPTGNVVECQDERSQHKNKEKALSVLSAKIYSEINAKQALENSLMRKNLLGTGSRSDRNRTYNFPQNRVTDHRINLTLYRLNEILLGKLDLLIEPLLQEYQADLLLMM; this is encoded by the coding sequence ATGAAAAAATCAATAATTTTAAAATTACAACATGTAATAAAAAGATATTCTGAATTAGAATCTTTATTATCTTCTCATTACTCAGTTTTTGATAAAAAAAAATTTTCTATATTATCAAGAGAACGAGCAGAATTATTTGAATTACGTGAATCATTTTTATTATGGTTAAAAATAAAGTCAGAAATAAAAATCAATAAAGAATTGTTACAAGATTCTGTTATTGGTAAATTAGCAGAAGAAGAATTGTATGTTTTATTAAAAAAAAAAAAGGACATTGAAAAAAAAATAAAACAATTGTTGATTCCTGCTGATCCATATGATCAAAATAGTTGTTTTATTGAAATCAGAGCTGCTACAGGAGGATCAGAAGCTGCTATTTTTTCTGGAGAATTGTGTAGAATGTATATGAAATACGCTGATTTAAAATCTTGGAGCGTAAGTATTATTAATATGCATGAAGGAGAACAAGGAGGTTATAAGGTAATTATTTTGAAAGTTACAGGAACGGGTGTTTGTAAATGTTTAAAGTTTGAATCAGGAGGTCATAGAGTTCAAAGAGTTCCACAAACAGAGTCGCAAGGTCGCGTACATACTTCAACATGTACAGTGGCGATTATGCCTGAAGCTCCTAAGTCAAAAAAAATTGTGTTAAATATTACTGATTTAAAAATCGATACATTTCGTTCTTCTGGAGCAGGAGGGCAACATGTCAATACAACAGATTCTGCAGTTCGTATTACCCACATTCCGACAGGCAATGTAGTTGAATGCCAAGATGAACGTTCTCAACATAAAAATAAAGAAAAAGCATTGTCAGTTTTATCTGCTAAAATTTATTCTGAAATCAATGCAAAACAAGCATTAGAAAATTCATTAATGAGAAAAAATTTATTAGGCACAGGTTCTAGATCAGATCGAAATAGAACATATAATTTTCCTCAAAATAGAGTAACCGATCATCGTATTAATTTGACATTGTATCGTTTAAATGAAATTTTATTAGGTAAATTAGATTTATTAATAGAACCTTTATTACAAGAGTATCAGGCGGATTTATTATTAATGATGTAA
- a CDS encoding NADH-quinone oxidoreductase subunit L, giving the protein MNLIYYVFLVPLISCFFLIFLQKFCLKNYVSVISLVSIFTSLLVFLYIVYSYCNLFGRSRIFLIPLVQWMTINKYNINLNILIDVLSLSMLAIVLIIGLCVYLFSCWYMQNSSMYIKYFIYINLFILFMLMFSVTDNLITMFCAWELVGICSYLLIGFYSHHKENRYSAIKSFLMTRLSDVFFLIAIFFVFLKFKTLDFIVLKYYIHEIIFLNNHTNYLFLITFFLTIAAIGKSAQVPLHTWLIGAMVGPTPASALIHAATMIIMGVYLILRVYVLFTNNFYILFFLSLIGCLTIIISGISAVFENNVKRILAYSTMSQIGYMFIALGSNNAYGAFIHLICHAFFKSLLFLSSGFIIKCVNGEQNIIKMGGLYRKIPLIYATFLIGTSSLISLPFITSSSYSKNSILLHLMVCKNYFLFLCALTGVFLTAVYSFRMVFLIFHGVEKSKFVYLKKNFLCNTSLLILSVGCTPLTWYIISCILNKIYQVSYTEGLNIFYIECISIVISGLGVFVSYMFCIRKNFYFTNYYLRNIFHLFYTLIINYWFFDVFYFYVFIQSYCNLSNYLNRINSLYIENLFLNQIFLIKKRIFNIPSVNIVYHIRWYVFCLTVVLFTIFIINNNYI; this is encoded by the coding sequence ATGAATTTAATTTATTACGTATTCTTAGTACCTTTAATTAGTTGTTTTTTTTTGATATTTTTACAAAAATTTTGTTTAAAAAATTATGTTTCGGTGATTAGTTTGGTTTCAATTTTTACATCTTTGTTGGTTTTTTTGTATATAGTATATAGTTATTGTAATTTATTTGGTCGTTCAAGAATTTTTTTAATTCCTCTAGTACAATGGATGACAATAAATAAATATAATATTAATTTAAATATTTTAATAGATGTATTATCTTTATCCATGCTAGCAATTGTATTAATTATTGGTTTATGTGTATATTTATTTTCTTGTTGGTATATGCAGAATTCTTCTATGTATATAAAATATTTTATATATATAAATTTATTTATTTTATTTATGTTGATGTTTTCTGTAACGGATAATTTAATAACTATGTTTTGTGCTTGGGAATTAGTTGGAATTTGTTCGTATTTATTAATTGGTTTTTATTCTCATCATAAGGAAAATAGATATTCTGCTATTAAATCTTTTTTAATGACTCGTTTAAGTGATGTATTTTTTTTGATTGCTATTTTTTTTGTTTTTTTAAAATTTAAGACATTAGATTTTATAGTATTAAAATATTATATTCATGAAATTATTTTTTTAAATAATCATACGAATTATTTGTTTTTAATAACATTTTTTTTAACTATTGCAGCAATAGGAAAATCTGCTCAAGTACCATTACATACATGGTTAATAGGGGCTATGGTTGGTCCCACTCCAGCCTCTGCTTTAATTCATGCAGCTACTATGATTATTATGGGCGTTTATTTGATTTTGCGTGTGTATGTTTTATTTACAAACAACTTCTATATACTATTTTTCTTATCTTTAATTGGTTGCTTAACTATTATAATATCTGGTATTTCTGCTGTTTTTGAAAATAACGTTAAACGTATCTTAGCATATTCTACTATGAGTCAAATCGGATATATGTTTATAGCTTTAGGATCTAACAATGCATATGGTGCTTTTATTCATTTGATTTGTCATGCATTTTTTAAATCTTTATTATTTTTGTCTTCTGGTTTTATTATTAAATGTGTTAATGGTGAGCAAAATATTATTAAAATGGGTGGTTTATATAGAAAAATACCGTTAATATATGCGACTTTTTTGATAGGAACTTCATCATTAATATCGTTACCTTTTATTACTTCTAGTTCTTATAGTAAAAATAGTATTTTATTACATTTGATGGTTTGTAAAAACTATTTTTTATTTTTATGTGCGCTAACAGGAGTATTTTTAACCGCTGTTTATTCATTTAGAATGGTATTTTTGATTTTTCATGGTGTTGAAAAATCTAAATTTGTATATTTAAAAAAAAATTTTTTGTGTAATACATCACTGCTAATATTAAGTGTAGGTTGTACTCCTTTAACGTGGTACATAATTTCATGTATTTTAAATAAAATATATCAGGTCTCATATACAGAAGGTTTAAATATTTTTTACATAGAATGTATATCTATTGTTATATCTGGATTGGGTGTTTTCGTATCGTATATGTTTTGTATACGAAAAAATTTTTATTTTACGAATTATTATTTACGTAATATATTTCATCTGTTTTACACTTTAATTATAAATTATTGGTTTTTTGATGTTTTTTATTTTTATGTATTTATACAATCGTATTGTAATCTTTCAAATTATTTAAATAGAATAAATTCCTTATATATAGAAAATTTATTTTTAAATCAGATTTTTTTAATAAAAAAAAGAATATTTAACATTCCTTCAGTAAATATTGTTTACCACATTAGATGGTATGTTTTTTGTTTGACTGTAGTTCTATTCACAATTTTTATAATTAATAATAATTACATATAA
- a CDS encoding complex I subunit 4 family protein produces the protein MILLIFLLVPLLGAILALVTGFLDNRIPRYIAIFSMITCLLTSLFCYYNYNVFSGNTSVDTFMVLFYKSWFPQYGISIYLGLDKLSLLMVFLTSLMGVCSIYCEWNTCESKIGVFYFCLLLIILGMFGIFLSLDMLLFFIFWEIILIPMYFLIVFKNGVVIKHGSIVYAARKFFIYSQISGICLLWFVINIVCMYYSHYGVWTFNYFMLKKLHISVYTQFFLIYSLLLSLIIKIPLFPFHNWLPDTQEFISTSGSVDLVGILLKPAIYGLLRFYLVFFSHTSRSFSFCCVVIGLFSMFYGSVMAFSQTNIKRLMAYSSISSMGVIFAALNSKAVFLQNGVILYLFSYIISMAALLIIIGKIFTHIKTQNILNMRGIWSYMSIIPAFFLFFSFSVLNIPLTGNFSGEFLMLFSIFTFDPVLGCLFSFGLFFSSIYLLRMILHVCYGSKKFFLVSNELNIFDFIILIFYTFLVIFLGLFPTLFLKSVYAIS, from the coding sequence ATGATACTTTTGATTTTTTTATTAGTGCCGCTTTTAGGGGCAATACTTGCGCTAGTAACGGGTTTTCTAGATAATCGAATTCCTCGTTATATAGCTATTTTTTCAATGATAACTTGTTTATTAACATCATTGTTTTGTTATTATAACTATAATGTATTTTCAGGAAATACTTCGGTAGATACATTTATGGTATTATTTTATAAATCTTGGTTTCCACAATACGGAATTTCTATTTATCTAGGTTTAGATAAATTATCATTATTGATGGTTTTTTTAACTTCTTTAATGGGTGTATGCTCTATATATTGCGAATGGAATACTTGTGAAAGTAAAATAGGAGTATTTTATTTTTGTTTACTATTAATTATATTAGGTATGTTCGGTATTTTTTTATCCCTAGACATGCTTTTATTTTTTATATTTTGGGAAATCATATTAATTCCAATGTATTTTCTTATTGTTTTTAAAAACGGTGTTGTGATTAAACACGGTAGTATTGTTTATGCCGCGCGCAAATTTTTTATATATTCACAGATATCAGGTATATGTTTATTATGGTTTGTTATAAATATAGTTTGCATGTATTACAGTCATTATGGTGTTTGGACGTTTAATTATTTTATGTTAAAAAAATTGCATATATCTGTTTATACTCAATTTTTTTTAATATATAGTTTGTTGTTATCTTTGATAATAAAAATACCACTGTTTCCTTTTCATAACTGGTTACCTGATACTCAGGAATTCATTTCTACTTCAGGATCTGTAGATTTAGTTGGAATTTTATTGAAACCAGCTATATATGGGTTATTACGATTCTATTTAGTTTTTTTTTCACATACATCTCGTAGTTTTTCTTTTTGTTGTGTAGTAATAGGATTATTTTCCATGTTTTATGGTTCTGTTATGGCTTTTTCTCAAACGAATATAAAACGATTAATGGCGTATTCTTCTATTTCCAGTATGGGAGTCATTTTTGCAGCGTTAAATAGCAAAGCTGTTTTTTTACAGAACGGTGTTATTTTATATTTATTTTCTTATATTATTTCAATGGCTGCATTATTAATTATTATTGGAAAAATATTTACTCATATTAAGACTCAAAATATTTTAAATATGCGAGGAATATGGTCGTATATGAGTATTATACCTGCTTTTTTTTTGTTTTTTTCTTTTTCAGTGTTGAATATTCCTTTAACAGGAAATTTTAGCGGAGAATTTTTGATGTTATTTAGTATTTTTACATTTGATCCTGTTTTAGGTTGTTTGTTTAGTTTTGGTTTGTTTTTTTCATCTATTTATTTATTAAGAATGATACTGCATGTATGTTATGGTTCTAAAAAGTTTTTTTTAGTATCAAATGAATTAAATATTTTTGATTTTATCATACTAATTTTTTATACATTTTTGGTAATTTTTTTAGGATTGTTTCCTACACTTTTTTTAAAATCTGTATATGCTATTTCATAG
- a CDS encoding ribose-phosphate pyrophosphokinase, with protein MEQIKLFSGNSVPCLAKKIANHLNTAMGKATVSKFSDGEISVQIHENIRGSDVFLIQSTCSPTNDNVMELIIMIDALRRASAGRITAVIPYFGYARQDRRIRSSRVPITAKVIADFLSNVGVDRILTIDLHAEQIQGFFDIPIDNISSSMLLLKKLSKINFLNPVFVSPDIGGIIRTRTIAKLLNDSDMAIIDKRRPNVNVSRVMNIIGKIQNRDCILIDDIIDTGFTLCKAAQALKKNGARSIYAYATHPIFSGLAVQNITNSYIDKIIVCDTISVSKKLKSLKNTKILTVSGMLAEAIQRIHKEESISEMFIY; from the coding sequence ATGGAACAAATCAAATTATTTTCTGGAAATTCAGTTCCGTGTTTAGCGAAAAAAATTGCCAATCATTTAAATACCGCGATGGGAAAAGCTACAGTAAGTAAGTTTAGTGATGGAGAAATTAGTGTGCAAATCCATGAAAACATTAGAGGATCTGATGTTTTTTTAATACAATCCACATGCTCACCGACGAATGATAACGTAATGGAATTAATTATCATGATAGACGCATTAAGACGTGCGTCTGCAGGACGTATAACTGCTGTAATTCCATATTTTGGATATGCTCGACAAGACAGAAGAATTAGATCGTCTAGAGTGCCTATTACAGCTAAAGTAATTGCCGATTTTTTATCAAATGTAGGAGTAGATCGCATTCTAACTATTGATTTGCACGCTGAACAAATTCAAGGATTTTTTGATATTCCTATAGATAATATTTCAAGTAGTATGTTATTATTAAAAAAATTATCAAAAATCAATTTTCTAAATCCAGTATTTGTATCACCAGATATTGGTGGAATTATTAGAACACGCACTATTGCAAAACTATTAAATGATTCTGATATGGCAATTATCGACAAACGTCGACCAAACGTAAACGTTTCTCGAGTAATGAATATTATTGGAAAAATACAAAATAGAGATTGTATCTTGATTGATGATATAATAGACACAGGTTTTACTTTGTGCAAAGCTGCTCAAGCACTCAAAAAAAATGGTGCGCGCAGTATATATGCATACGCTACACATCCTATTTTTTCAGGTTTAGCTGTTCAAAATATAACAAATTCATATATAGATAAAATCATAGTATGTGATACCATTTCAGTATCTAAAAAACTCAAGAGTTTAAAAAACACAAAAATACTAACTGTATCCGGGATGTTAGCAGAGGCTATTCAACGAATTCATAAAGAAGAATCAATTTCAGAAATGTTTATTTATTAA
- a CDS encoding tetratricopeptide repeat protein, with protein sequence MIDLHDIDFSKMSLCEVMIKIMADIRDDFSETKIMNACKEKIQEATLFVSNRLTEKKKIEKLLFLFYKIWKFGSSSSKYKVSDMIWLDKVILSNQGNSFSLGIILIYIASHLNVLITPVIFPTQLILKFKNLEKQLFYIDPINGEIINKHTLKIWLQGNISPSAELINSHLQDSQPLVVTQKILDILKIALLEEKNIELALNVSNILLRLKPKDPYEIRDRGLIFSQLNCYHIAISDLLYFIEKCPEDPISDIIKMQIHSIEQKKIIFH encoded by the coding sequence ATGATAGATTTGCATGATATTGATTTTTCTAAAATGTCTTTGTGTGAAGTTATGATCAAAATTATGGCAGATATTCGTGATGATTTTTCTGAAACAAAAATTATGAATGCGTGTAAAGAAAAAATACAGGAAGCTACTTTATTTGTTTCTAATAGATTAACAGAAAAAAAAAAAATAGAAAAACTACTATTTTTGTTTTATAAAATTTGGAAGTTTGGTAGTTCTTCTTCAAAATATAAAGTATCTGATATGATTTGGTTAGATAAAGTAATATTGTCTAATCAAGGTAATTCTTTTTCTTTAGGTATAATATTAATATATATTGCTAGCCATTTGAACGTGTTGATTACTCCTGTAATTTTTCCAACACAGTTAATTTTAAAATTTAAAAATTTAGAAAAGCAATTATTTTATATTGATCCTATTAATGGAGAAATAATTAATAAACATACTTTGAAAATATGGTTACAAGGTAATATAAGTCCTTCTGCAGAATTAATAAATAGTCATTTACAAGACTCTCAACCATTGGTTGTAACTCAAAAAATTTTAGATATTTTAAAAATTGCTTTACTTGAAGAAAAAAACATTGAATTAGCTTTAAACGTAAGTAATATTTTATTAAGATTAAAACCTAAAGATCCATATGAAATTCGAGATAGAGGATTAATTTTTTCTCAATTAAATTGTTATCATATAGCTATTTCAGATTTATTATATTTTATTGAAAAGTGTCCTGAGGATCCTATTAGTGATATAATAAAAATGCAAATTCATTCTATTGAACAAAAAAAAATTATTTTTCATTAA
- a CDS encoding NADH-quinone oxidoreductase subunit N, translating into MIRLFDTIIPIIPILLLIFSIIGVFCISFYRKNIYLGFMISIISILFSMLTVLYSRIFIKEYISELIKIDKYSYFFIFMILFSSLYTCIFAYPWLLKKNFYKTEFYLFILLASLGGILVSISHHFAALFIGIELLFFSMLGILIFFSKCNNHFFSILVYLIVSVFSSAILLLGCSFIYLVSGRLCFSFLKYIFIYYPSIMYSNMMLYGISMIFLSICFKLSLFPLHTWSPDIYQYTNSCALLYFSTVTKISVLSCLLRFFYYIPYIVKIKSLYLILYYIAIFSIFLGNIAAIFQKEAQRLIGYLSISNFGIILIVMLTYPYPEYIYMIKHICIYVFGYLLGLIGFFSIKSVMDFNTASSDINNIQNISLTGLYLYNPFLGSVMTIIFLSLSGFPLTLGFWGKFFVFKHLLHKHFFMTTMLIMLSSIMGVCSYLHIIHSLYCQPSFLSKKNSLVHINMTIIQKFLIIFIGIILIVLGLFPQMLFKIF; encoded by the coding sequence ATGATTAGATTATTTGATACCATTATTCCAATAATACCAATTTTATTATTAATTTTTTCTATAATAGGAGTATTTTGTATTTCTTTTTACAGAAAGAATATATATTTGGGATTTATGATTTCTATAATCAGTATTTTGTTTAGTATGTTAACTGTCTTGTATTCAAGAATATTTATTAAAGAATATATTTCTGAATTAATTAAAATTGATAAATATTCATATTTTTTTATATTCATGATACTTTTTTCAAGTTTATATACTTGTATTTTTGCATATCCCTGGTTATTAAAAAAAAATTTCTATAAAACAGAATTTTACTTATTTATTTTACTAGCTTCTTTGGGGGGGATTTTAGTATCTATTTCGCATCATTTTGCTGCTTTATTTATAGGAATAGAATTATTATTTTTTTCTATGCTAGGTATTTTAATTTTTTTTTCAAAATGTAATAATCATTTTTTTTCTATTTTAGTATACTTAATAGTATCAGTTTTTTCGTCTGCAATATTGTTATTAGGATGTTCTTTTATATATCTAGTTTCAGGTAGATTGTGTTTTTCCTTTTTAAAATATATATTTATATACTATCCATCTATTATGTATAGCAATATGATGTTATATGGAATCAGTATGATTTTTTTGTCTATTTGTTTTAAATTGTCTTTATTTCCTTTACATACTTGGTCTCCTGATATATATCAATATACTAATTCATGTGCATTACTATATTTTTCTACTGTCACCAAGATTTCTGTTTTGTCTTGTTTATTGCGTTTTTTTTATTATATTCCTTATATAGTAAAGATAAAATCATTATATTTAATTTTATACTACATAGCTATTTTTTCTATATTTTTAGGAAACATAGCAGCTATTTTTCAAAAAGAAGCTCAGAGATTAATTGGATATTTATCTATTTCTAATTTCGGAATTATTTTAATAGTTATGTTAACATATCCTTATCCTGAATACATATATATGATAAAACATATATGCATATATGTTTTTGGTTATTTATTGGGATTAATTGGTTTTTTTAGTATTAAAAGTGTTATGGATTTTAACACCGCTAGTAGTGATATTAATAATATTCAAAATATCTCTTTAACAGGGTTATATTTGTATAATCCTTTTTTAGGAAGTGTAATGACAATAATTTTTCTATCTTTATCTGGATTTCCATTAACTTTAGGATTTTGGGGAAAATTTTTTGTTTTTAAACATTTACTGCACAAACATTTTTTTATGACAACTATGTTAATCATGTTAAGTAGTATTATGGGAGTATGTAGTTATTTACACATAATTCATAGTTTATATTGTCAGCCGAGTTTTTTGTCAAAAAAAAATTCTTTAGTTCATATAAATATGACTATAATTCAAAAATTTTTAATCATATTTATTGGAATAATTCTAATAGTTTTAGGGTTATTCCCGCAGATGCTTTTTAAGATATTTTAA